The genome window GTTATTTAAGTTAACCGGAGATAGCAGCATCATTCGGAGCGCATGCTTGTTACCGGATTTGCCAATGCAGCCTTTACAGCCTTGTAGCCTACGGTTATCCATGCCAATATAATTGAGGATAGTACCGCCAATACAAAAACATCTGCACTTATATTAATCCGGTAAACAAAACTTTGAAGCCAGCCGGACATAAGATACCATGACACAGGCATAGCTATCAAAAACGAAATTCCAATAAGGATCATAAACTCTTTTGAAAACAAAAAGACGATACTTTTTACTGAAGCGCCCAGCACTTTACGTACGCCCACCTCTTTAGTGCGCTGCACTACCATGAATGACACCAGCCCATACAAGCCAAGGCAGGAAATAAACACGGCTATACCCGCAAATATTTTATAAACCAATGCCAGTTGATTTTCCTGCTTATAAAATTGCGCAATATTTTCATCAAGAAAAAAACCGTTGTACGCGTACTCCGGGTACATATTTTCCCATTGTTTTTGGAGCAGGGCAACCGTAGCTGTCAGGTTCTTTGTTTCTATCTTGATAGCGACCTGCGATTCCAATTTTTTGTTGGGAGAAATAACTATTGGTTTAACCGCTTCCCTTAACGAGTTAGTTTTAAAGTCTTTAACAACACCAACAATTGGGCACCAAAAAGCTTTATTGCCACCTATCCTCACCGTTTTACCAATTGCATCTTCTGCGCGCCTTATTCCAAGTTTGTTAATAAAAGTTTCGTTTACCACTACCTGCCTTGCAGTGTCGCTAACATCATAACCTTTGCCGGCTACAAAACGGAGTCCGTAGGTTTTAAAGTAATCCGCATCGCCGTACTTTAAAAATGTGGTGATTCCGTTCTCCTTTGTTGAATGATCAAAGTAAAAATTTGTTCCCCAGTTATTTTCAGAAGATGGCGCATCCGAATCAAAACTTACAGACTTAACGGCAGCGTTTTGCATAAGCTGTTGTTTAAAAGGTTCTATCTTATGCAGGCTGATGCTGTCTGTATAACCAGGAATTATTAAAACCGCACTTTTGTTAAAACCAAGGTCGGCCTCATTAACAAAGTTCATTTGTTTTATGGCAATAATGGTACCTATTATCAGCAATTGCGAAATCCCAAATTGCATAATTACAAGTCCTCTGCGCAACGGGATTCCCCCTATTGAAGCGGCTGTTATCTTGTTTTTGAGCGCCAGTACAGGCTTAAAGCCCGACACCACCATTGCCGGATAAAGCCCTGATAATAAAATAACAACACAGGTTATCAAAAAAAGAAACAACACACTTCCGGTTGTGAGCAGGCTGATACTGTCGGGTACGCTGGCTATATTGCTGAGATATGGTAAAGCAAGCTTGGCTATAACTATTGCTAGCAGCACCGAACCGGCTACAATGATGGTTGTCTCGCCCATAACCTGGCTGATCAGTTGTGCCCTGCTGCTTCCAAGCACTTTGCGGATCCCAACTTCCTTTGAGCGGCCAACGGATTGCGCTGTAGACAAGTTAATGAAATTGATAGATGCCATAAGAATGATTAATACGGCAATGAACGACAATGTGCGCAAGGTGGCCTTTGTGGTCATGTGGTCGCCAATAGTATTTCCAAAGCGCGTATCAAAATGCAAATCACCTAAAGGTTGTAAAAAGTTAATCCTGCTTGTTCTGCCTTTATCGCCCGAATGTTTATGGTTAAACGTTTTGAGCTGCTCATTTACACGTGCAAATGATTCATTTGCGGGTAGTTCCATAAATACCTGGTGGTTACTGCTCACAGCGTGCCAGTCGTTAATGTAGCCGTATTCGTTGGGGTGTTGTTTCCAGGTAATAAATGACACTAAAATTTTAAGCGGAAAATCACTGTTGGGCTGTGCATCTTCAATTACTCCGGCAATTTTTAAATTAAGCAAATTATCCATTTTCAATAACTTGCCGGCAGCATTTTTCCAATCGCCAAAATATTTGGTAGCAGTGCTTTTATCAATTACCGCCATATTAGGTTCAGCCAATACTTTTTTATCACCTGTTAACCAGGTAGCATTAAAAATGTCAAAAAACTGTGGCTCCATGAACATCACACCGAGGTTTTCGGTGAATTTTTTGTCGCCTGCACCACCGTTTGCCGTGCCGTTTTCAAGTACGGTGATCTGGCTTCCGTAGCTTGTATTAATCGCCGCCACTTTTGCCTGTGGGAAATCAAGTCTTAATGCATCGGTAGAGGGAATTGGAATACCCGGATTATAAGAAAAGTCGGCTTCTCTTTTCTCCTGGGTTACAACATGGTAAATATTCTTAAAATTGGGCCTGAAAGTGTCGAAGCTAAGTTCGTACTCTACAACAACATATATCAATAAGCAGGCTGCAATACCAACGGTTAAACCCGAAACGTTTATGGCTGCATACCCTTTGTGGTGGACTATATTGCGCCATGCGATTTTGAAATAATTTTTTAACATAATCAAATTCTTATAACACCATACACTTAAAACATATACCATTTTTTTAAACACCTAATAATAAGCATTTTATGTGCTATTTAATTATACGAACATGTTCGTAATTGTAACACCCGCTGTTCGATATTGATACAGTTCTGCTAAAGGTTGAATACAGAGAAGTTAAAAACAAAAATGCCCCAAACTCAGCGAAATCCAAGATCAGGGCATTATAAATAATGTGTGGTCTCCGATCAGGTCTATTCGCTCCGGAGGCTGTCAACAGGATTACCTTTTGCGGCTTTTAAAGTGTGGTAGCTAACCGCTGCAACTGCTGTGAGCATAGCGATAATTCCAGCAGTTGTAAATAATGCCCAGTCGGGGTTTATCCGATAGGCAAAATTATCCAGCCACTGATGTACCAGGTAAAAGGCTATTGGCGCTGCAACTATAAATGATAACGTTGCTAATATTAATGTACCGCGATTTAACAAAAGAAATAAATTACCTACCGATGCCCCCAATACTTTACGGATACCAATTTCCTTGGTACGGTTAAGCGTTGTAAGTCCGGAAAGGCCAAACAGCCCAAGACAGGCAATAATTATTGCGAGTACGCACGATGTGGTGATTGTTGTCATCCATCGCAGATAGGCTTCGTAACTCTTCGCAACCTCGTCGTCCATAAATGTATAGCTGAAAGGCAAATTCCCTGTGAGTTGGTTCCAGGTATTCTTTATTTTATTCATGGCTTTTGGAATATTCTGCCCGGCCCTGATCTTTAACCAGAACACTCTCGTATTGTTAGCATTTATAAAATGGTATGCAGGAGCAATTTTTTGAGTAAG of Mucilaginibacter xinganensis contains these proteins:
- a CDS encoding ABC transporter permease, whose translation is MLKNYFKIAWRNIVHHKGYAAINVSGLTVGIAACLLIYVVVEYELSFDTFRPNFKNIYHVVTQEKREADFSYNPGIPIPSTDALRLDFPQAKVAAINTSYGSQITVLENGTANGGAGDKKFTENLGVMFMEPQFFDIFNATWLTGDKKVLAEPNMAVIDKSTATKYFGDWKNAAGKLLKMDNLLNLKIAGVIEDAQPNSDFPLKILVSFITWKQHPNEYGYINDWHAVSSNHQVFMELPANESFARVNEQLKTFNHKHSGDKGRTSRINFLQPLGDLHFDTRFGNTIGDHMTTKATLRTLSFIAVLIILMASINFINLSTAQSVGRSKEVGIRKVLGSSRAQLISQVMGETTIIVAGSVLLAIVIAKLALPYLSNIASVPDSISLLTTGSVLFLFLITCVVILLSGLYPAMVVSGFKPVLALKNKITAASIGGIPLRRGLVIMQFGISQLLIIGTIIAIKQMNFVNEADLGFNKSAVLIIPGYTDSISLHKIEPFKQQLMQNAAVKSVSFDSDAPSSENNWGTNFYFDHSTKENGITTFLKYGDADYFKTYGLRFVAGKGYDVSDTARQVVVNETFINKLGIRRAEDAIGKTVRIGGNKAFWCPIVGVVKDFKTNSLREAVKPIVISPNKKLESQVAIKIETKNLTATVALLQKQWENMYPEYAYNGFFLDENIAQFYKQENQLALVYKIFAGIAVFISCLGLYGLVSFMVVQRTKEVGVRKVLGASVKSIVFLFSKEFMILIGISFLIAMPVSWYLMSGWLQSFVYRINISADVFVLAVLSSIILAWITVGYKAVKAALANPVTSMRSE